AAGTGAAGTCACTGGTGGTGGGGAGTAGACCCCTGGGTGTCGGGTCTGGCTCATGGAGGTATGACACCCTGGTTgtagacccctggtctgggtcaTGGAGGTATGACACCCTGGTtggagacccctggtctggCTCATGGAGGTATGACACCCTGGTTGTTGGTCAGACTCACTTGGCGTGTCTTTTCTTGTCGTCGCGGTCGAGGGTCGCCACGTAACCATGGAGATGCTTTTGCAGCTCGTTGAAAGTGCCCACTGTCAGATCAAATGTTCTGGaggtaaacatttaaaaaaacaaacgctCCATTATTTGTGGACAGGTGTAAAAAGAAAATAAGCAAGCCAATGCACATATGAAGCCTTTTTTCTCCATCGCACAACTTCACCACATATAAACCACCCGTCTACACATCCTAAATGCTCCTCCAATGTGACTGATGATCCTATACTGTATTTAGTTTTCTAATCATTGTCGTTCAGTAAACTCTCTTCTCCAACTGCCTGCTGTCCCAGTTCATCTCAGCCGGTCTGAGTCTGCAGCGCCCCCTGGGGGTGGTACTCACGCTCGGTCGATCACCAGGCACTCCACACCATCCTCCTCCGCGATGATGTTAGCCGACCGCACATCATCACTgatgtcagtcacacacacacacacacaggtaagatCAGTCCTTACAAACCAACATCTAGAGGTACCAGTCAACGGGACAGTTTaaaatgctctgtgtgtgtgtgtgaagttacCTGATGAGGGCCTTCTCTCCAAAGTAATCTCCTTTCTGCAGTGTGTTGATGGTTTGGGGctccttgtgttgctctgtgctctgAGTCACCTTGATCTTTACAACAGACGAAGAAATAACACTATTAGCAACGGCACACTATCAAAACAAGGATTGTTCTTCTCCTGGGGACTAGGTCTCGGTAGCGAGCTGACTAATGCTCAACAAACCAGGCTACGTAGCTAAGAAAAGCTTTCGTTGGTAAACAGACAGTAGCATGGGGGCACCAGTGCATAATTCACCAACCAGAATGACATCAGCCCTCATGTGCAATAACGGCACGATTTAGCTGAACGCCTCGGTTGACCTCTGCCATTTTTTGTGGGGGAGTAAGGTTTGTAGTACGCCGTTTATACAGTCCCCACTGgtcgtaagtgtgtgtgtgtgtgtgtgtgtggtaggggggGTCATGGCGCCATTCCCTGCattagcacccccccccccccacacacacatacacacacacagaaacatctgCCTCCCTCTCGTTAGCCTGGCGCTGACGGCATGCTACCTGACCCTCATTGGCTCCTTCTGCCTGTGAGTCCCTGGAGGATGCAGCTCCCTTACTCTGAACATCTCCCCCCGCACATCAGTGTCCTGTTACACCCtcctcacaggcacacacacacccaggggaggaggtgaggaggaggagagagttcctACACACTCCTACAACCTACAGTAAACACAGTTTGACAGTCGAGCCTAAACTGACTGCGAGAGAAACCACAATGTGCACGCACACATCCGAGCACGTTCCAAAGCACAAATGCGTGCCCACAAAACTTGTGTTTTCGTCTGAGGCGGGTTTAAaggtgggggggtgagagggtgtaaagatgggggggtgagagggtgtgaaggtggggggtgagagggtgtgaaggtgggggggtgagagggtgtgaaggtggggggtgagagggtgtgaaggtgggaggtgagagggaggtacCGTTCCCTTGGCGATGATGTAGAAGgtgctcccttcctctccctcgcgGAGGACGTACTCCCCCTTGTCGTAGTATTCCTGTCGGGAGAAAAAGGAGCACAGTCAGAATAGTATTAGTATTATTGCCGTTATTTAAACTGCAATGTTATGATCATTTATGGTAGCATCGggtccagccctccctccacgCCACCCAGTAACTGGCTGAGGGGGAGAGTCTGTCTGAGGATCAGCAAGTCATAACTGTGGACGAGACAGGATGGCCACAGAGCTGCCATTTGGATGATTAAATCATCACAACTGACAGTTAACTGGGggggtcagatagctgagcggttagggagtcaggctactaatcaggaggttgctggtttgattcttggccatgacaaatgacgttgtgtcctagggcaaggcacttcaccctacttgcctcgggggaatgttcctgtacttactgtaagttgctctggataagtgcgtctgcaaaaagactaaatgtaaatgattcatctgattttaaatgttttatcagATTTTAAATAATGTATCCGATTATGAAATCATTCATTCTCAGATCATTATTAAATCATGAATTTCCCTAACCATAACCCTTGTAAGATCGTGGGACTCTTCACGGCTGCTGTacaacctctcctctctcagtttACAGTCACCACTCTTGACACGAGTGGGATTTTCCTGCAGAAACAGGTTTTATATTTACGGAGCAAAATCATCCCCGGGTTTGAACTTGTACACCAAGACCATATTTGATTTGGTGTCAATATGATAtgaccttgcacacacacactgttccctTCCCCCCACTGTATAGTGACAAGTAGCGGGATGTTAGCATTATCTTCCTAATTGGAGAGAAACATCTGCACTGCGATTGGGTTGCACATGTGCGTGCCTCCCTGGAGGCAGAGTGTAATCAAGTCTGTCAAGAGACGAGGGAATAACGGAGCTCTCCTGTTCGTGACCTCGCAGGAACAGCAACCGAGAGGAACGTCCTTCAAGTTCTCGCTGTAAGAacacgcagggagagagacagagagggagagagagagagagagagagagagagagagagagagagagagacagagggagagagagacagagagacagagagggagagacagaaagagagagaaagagagagtctgaCCCCGAGCTGACAGGAACCACGTCCCTCTCTGTcgaagtgacacacacacacacacacaggcttctcCTGGCTGTCTCACACACATCTTTAACTAATCACTCATCTCCCATTTGAATAAACACTTCCTGGTGACTTGGTCAaataattacagtaacaatatatGGGACTTTGCGATGACAGGAATAGTATGAGAGCAGTTCATCAAGAAGGTAATCTGTGTGGACTCGCAGACTCCAGGGCAAGAAATATGCTGACACACAGCAATATGAGAGGGCTGGCGGTGATGACATTTTGACAGCGAGTGTCTGGAACACAACAGTCCTGCGGCTTCAGAGTGTCGGGTAACGGGAGCGCGTACTCCAGAAATCCTGCTGTACAGACATTATGGGACTCATGACTGAACTTGAATCATTTACAAAGTTTGTTTATGAGTCAATGCAGCTACTTACCACTTCTAAGCAGTCCACTATTTTACTGAGTTTGTCTTCTGGTAGGTTGGCCAACAGTGAAACACTGGAAAGAAAAAGGCAAAAATATGTACAGCAACTACGAAACAGAACTGTTTGTCATGCACAGGTGTTCTGTGCCTCGAACAGTTCTTGGTAACATTTCAGGAGCTaagtttgtgtttctctggcttGATTTTGGAACAGACACCCCAGCCTGAGCTGGGCTCAGCTCAAAGCCTTTCAGATCAATTACACTTAGCTTCACTTTCAACTTTGTGATTTAACGCGAGTGAAGGTACAAATGTTTGCAAGCGAATCTTTGATCAAACTAACACCAGTTCCTCTGTAGGTTTTTACAAATACAAACATCCAGGATGGTTCTGATGTGGATAGATGCACAGATCCTTTTCTGAGTTGAACTTCAGTATAATGAAGTGGAATGAAAACAGGAAGTTAAATGTTTGGGACGCACCTTCGGAGGAAGTGGCGGTGTTGTTCGTGTCGTTTCTCCGCCGTCATCCTCATGACGTTCTGGAACACCTCCCTGTCCAGAGCCCACACCTTCACCTGGCTGGCCGCTGTAACCACAGCAACATCAAACACAGGAAGTACCCACAGCCCTCCAGggcttgacctctgaccccctccaAATGGAGGCTGGTTAACCTGCGACCTCACAGGTCTGTGGGCTGGTGTCGGGGAGGGCATGGGGGTTGAGGGGGAGGGCATGGTGGGAGGACAGACTTCAGCAGCTGGGTTCAACAGCAGAGTAGGAGGAAGCAGCATGTGCAGTGTGTCAGCCAGAATGAGAAGCAGGACTGATATTCCCTTTCATCCCCTTCTTGTGACGACTCTCTGGAACATAAACAGCGGTGGAGAAAGAAGCCTGACTGCCAAACTGTCGATGGTCGTCTGTGTGGAGGAGAAAGGTCAGGCCGACCTACAGCTACAAGCCAATTACTTGGAAAAATACACAAATATGTCATTGGGAGACCCCCGGACAAAGAACCCACAGAGCCATGGTATGGGCTCTTGAATGCCAAGATGGCACTGGCCAATCAGGAAACACGGTCTGGGATCTGATGCTAGTCCTTTGTCAACACCTCTCTGCAGAAGGTTTATGACTGTCTAATGACCtatctgggggggaggggaggggaggggcagttCAAAACATGGATGTTGCGTTGTTTAAATGAGAAAGCTACGCCTGGTACAATCTCAGGCCTTGTTCAATATCCCAGTCTCTGCTGTTTATGATCCCCTATGGATTATCCCTTAATGATCTATCCCAGTTACCCAGTCTGTCTGACAGCCAGCTAGAGAGAGGGTTGGGAACATCAGCTTACCTCTTACAGACGCAGTCCTGGTACAGTTATACAAGATGGCCAGTTCCCCAAACGTGGTCCAGAGAGCCACAGCTGACAGCAGCTTGCTGTGCTGAAACACGTCCAGCTTCCCATCTGAGGGCACCAAACCAGGGTCATCACTGATCAAAAgctaacacacaaacatcatgGACTCGAGGCTGAGACCAGACATGAGGGATATCCAACTCCTCATCTTTAGTGAGTGTATTAAACTGTTAACTGTTAGACTAGTCATGAGCACAGTGGCAGGTACTGCGGACTCATGACAACACAGGGTGACTGTCCCGGGAAGACAGCTTTCAGTCAACAAGTCATTGGTAGAATACATGtatcctgcatgtgtgtgtgtgtcgccccACCTGCTAGGACAAACAGGTGGTTCCCCGGCTCGCCCTGCCTGATGACGTAGTGGCCCTGCTGGTAGGTGCTCTGGTACATGCACTCCACCATGTCCCGGACCTGTTGAGGCTCCAGACAGCTCAGGTACTGGTTCTGGACCAGGGCCTCAACCAGGAGCTTCttcacactgtaaacacacacacacggtcacttGATCCGCTCCTTTTGGTCTGAATCCGTCTCCCTCCTGTTCAGACATCCCTTTCGTCACATGATGAGGTTAGATTGGATGGCTGTTTAGATGTTGGGTGTGATTCTAATGAGTGAAAGTTCAGCTATCGCTGTGATGACTTCTGACTACTATTAAATGTCCATTATGGAGACAAGAACATAGATGTTAATTAATACCATCCTTAAAAACCCACTCTGGTGTTACCGACTGGTTAAAAAAAATAAGCATTGGTTTCTCTCCTGTCATCAACTGACAGTGACCCTTCAAAGACCCTGAAGGGGTCAGAGCACCCGCCAGCTCTGTCACGTCACATGAAAGAGCCCGATGCTGCCTCCCAGAGAACAGTCCAGCCCTCTTCTCCACCACCCAGACCGTAAACACGGCCACCCGCCCACACAGAGCCTGTGGAAGAAACCTTTATTGTGATGGTacagtcctccagccctcttTATTGTGATGGTacagtcctccagccctcttTATTGTGATGGTacagtcctccagccctcttAATTGTGATGGTacagtcctccagccctcttTATTGTGATGGTacagtcctccagccctcttAATTGTGATGGTacagtcctccagccctcttTATTGTGATGGTACAGTCCTCCAGGCTTGAACACTGTCACTCACAGCTCGAGCACTCAGTTCAAAGGCCTTTGTGTATGAGTGCTACCAGACAGGATCATTACAAAACATTTGATAATCATTCCTCTTGGTGGTGAGGAGAATTCTCTCCTCATTAAGGGCCAGATGTTTTAAACATGCTAACAGAGGACTGAGACCATCACAGCATGCTTTATACTCCAGACAACAGCTTGATATCCTACACAGCCTGGCTCTCAATACACAGAAGAAGTATTTACTCAATAGCGGGTTGGCTAGATGGGCCACACATTTTAGGTGTAAATGACACAGCTAGTTGCTAATTAGCCGACCGATGCGAGCTGAATAGAAGTCTCTGATTTGAGATGAGCAGCAGTTGGACGTATCCATGACAATGTGATTCAGATTTGAATGGTGTCTAAGGTGGGCTTATTGATTCGTTTTGACAATAATCAGATCTGAGAGGCACATCTGTCAGTCACACTTCATGAATACAGAAGCCTACAGTACAGACTAATAAATGAGACATTGTCCATCATAACAAGAACCAGTCTTGATCTTCAGAAATCCTGCTAAAGGTCTTGTTTGCTCACTGGGGTAATTAGCCAGGCTcattagtttacatttagtcatttagcagacgcacttacagtaagtacagggacattccccgagacaagtagggtgaagtgccttgcccagggctgcgtttcccgataacgatggctTGTCGCAACTATCGACCAAAAAACTAAACCATCGATaattcttacgtgcgtttcccaaacatgctcgtaaAGTGTAGGCTAATCTATGCACTTTCAAGAGTtacgaattttcaagagacactttagctgcgatgtctttgggaacggcccgtaaaactacgaattctacgatcaacttaggcttacgacgctttcgggaaacgcagccaagggacacaatgtcattttgcacgactgggaatcaaaccggcaaccttctgattggtagcacgattccctcaccgctcagccatctgacccccccagtTAACAGTCAGTTGTTTTGACTCAGCTCCAACGCAGACACTGATGACTACCAAGCATCCTACCTGGCATCCTTTGGCACGCGAGCCTTCTCGAAGGAGAACTTGGGCAGGTTGGTGGAGTCGTAGGTCCTGGAGGTGGGCTCAGCAGACACCCCAGCCTTGGCCCCCGACCTCCTGCTCAGCGTGCCCTTGATCATCCCACTGATGTTGGGGCCGAACCTGCCAGCCTTCACGGGGGGGGGCtgggcccccagccccaggcaggGTCCCCTCGCCCCAGCCTGGTTCCTCATCACGTCCTGGAGCTGGCTCAGCTGGAGACACTTGCTCTGGAGCTGGTCGCCCAGCTCCTCCACCGCCCTGGTCTGCCTCCCCAGCTGCTCCTGCAGAGCTCTGATTTGCTGCTCCTTGGTGCTCAGCTCCTCTGCCCTACTCCTCGCCTGccgctccagctcctccaccctcgCCTGCAGGGCCTCGGCCCCCGGGAGCCTCCCAGAAGGCCCGTGAGGCGGCTCTCTGTGGACGCAGCCGTTAGAGGCGACGGATGGGGCGCCGTCGCCTCGCTTGAAGCGTTTGGATTTCATCGACCCGTTTCCCATCGTCTGGTTCATAGGTTTGGAAAAACGAGATTCAGAAATAGGGAAATGTTGTGTGCCATAAaagaataaaacattttaaaaacaaacatacgtGCCTGCCATGAAGTATGTTTAGTAACACAGTAGCTACATTTTTAAAGGCAGACAATGAATAAGTAGATAATAGATTTTGTTTGAACAGGGAGGTGGGCGTGAAGCATCTCAATTCTCTGTGTTTATCGCAAAGGAAATTTCAGTAAGTGCGTTTTACAGCTCATGGTTCACTGTCAtgtgtgttgagagagagagcgagagagagagagagagagagagagtgtgtgtgtggtgatggtggggaggagagacaaagagagaaagagagaaaatctgTGACTGACTAATGGTCAATGTGTCCTCTCCATT
This is a stretch of genomic DNA from Hypomesus transpacificus isolate Combined female unplaced genomic scaffold, fHypTra1 scaffold_42, whole genome shotgun sequence. It encodes these proteins:
- the prkg2 gene encoding cGMP-dependent protein kinase 2 isoform X1 is translated as MSSSLFYNLGFGKTNVTMGNGSMKSKRFKRGDGAPSVASNGCVHREPPHGPSGRLPGAEALQARVEELERQARSRAEELSTKEQQIRALQEQLGRQTRAVEELGDQLQSKCLQLSQLQDVMRNQAGARGPCLGLGAQPPPVKAGRFGPNISGMIKGTLSRRSGAKAGVSAEPTSRTYDSTNLPKFSFEKARVPKDASVKKLLVEALVQNQYLSCLEPQQVRDMVECMYQSTYQQGHYVIRQGEPGNHLFVLADGKLDVFQHSKLLSAVALWTTFGELAILYNCTRTASVRAASQVKVWALDREVFQNVMRMTAEKRHEQHRHFLRSVSLLANLPEDKLSKIVDCLEVEYYDKGEYVLREGEEGSTFYIIAKGTIKVTQSTEQHKEPQTINTLQKGDYFGEKALISDDVRSANIIAEEDGVECLVIDRATFDLTVGTFNELQKHLHGYVATLDRDDKKRHAKSECSSHPSPPLSPGLVQLKESASHPPSVPLDSLEVIATLGVGGFGRVELVKVKNKDVTFALKVMKKKHIVENHQEEHIHSERSILAEASSPFIVKLYATFKDNKYVYMLLEACLGGEIWSLLRDRGSFDEATARFCVGCVTEAFDYLHRNRVLYRDLKPENLMLDADGYIKLVDFGFAKKIRCGQKTWTFCGTPEYVAPEIILNKGHSFSVDFWSLGILVFELLTGSPPFSGSDQMMTYTFILKGIEKMDFPKRVTKRPEDLIRKLCRRNPSERLGNLKNGIGDIKKHRWFNGFNWEGLKKRSLQSPLRRELQGPTDLSYFDSYAPDEDTPPDELSGWDMDF
- the prkg2 gene encoding cGMP-dependent protein kinase 2 isoform X2, whose translation is MSSSLFYNLGFGKTNVTMGNGSMKSKRFKRGDGAPSVASNGCVHREPPHGPSGRLPGAEALQARVEELERQARSRAEELSTKEQQIRALQEQLGRQTRAVEELGDQLQSKCLQLSQLQDVMRNQAGARGPCLGLGAQPPPVKAGRFGPNISGMIKGTLSRRSGAKAGVSAEPTSRTYDSTNLPKFSFEKARVPKDASVKKLLVEALVQNQYLSCLEPQQVRDMVECMYQSTYQQGHYVIRQGEPGNHLFVLADGKLDVFQHSKLLSAVALWTTFGELAILYNCTRTASVRAASQVKVWALDREVFQNVMRMTAEKRHEQHRHFLRSVSLLANLPEDKLSKIVDCLEVEYYDKGEYVLREGEEGSTFYIIAKGTIKVTQSTEQHKEPQTINTLQKGDYFGEKALISDDVRSANIIAEEDGVECLVIDRATFDLTVGTFNELQKHLHGYVATLDRDDKKRHAKSECSSHPSPPLSPGLVQLKESASHPPSVPLDSLEVIATLGVGGFGRVELVKVKNKDVTFALKVMKKKHIVENHQEEHIHSERSILAEASSPFIVKLYATFKDNKYVYMLLEACLGGEIWSLLRDRGSFDEATARFCVGCVTEAFDYLHRNRVLYRDLKPENLMLDADGYIKLVDFGFAKKIRCGQKTWTFCGTPEYVAPEIILNKGHSFSVDFWSLGILVFELLTALRSPAATR